Proteins co-encoded in one Hymenobacter swuensis DY53 genomic window:
- a CDS encoding NUDIX hydrolase — protein MLDFPIPQNLRASAVLVPVFRDAAGELQVVMVRRAAFGVHGGQLAFPGGKPEPTDVDLQATALREAHEEVFLPPSEVAILAALPTVPVLTGFRISPFLGRIRRPAAWQWQTQEVAEVLEIPLRFLADAANHTEESWELPGWPGPRRIPFYRLAGGHPLWGASYQIIRPLIPRLLAGEWLV, from the coding sequence ATGCTTGATTTCCCGATTCCCCAAAACCTGCGCGCCTCGGCTGTACTGGTACCCGTATTTCGGGACGCAGCCGGTGAACTGCAGGTAGTGATGGTACGCCGGGCCGCGTTTGGCGTGCACGGCGGGCAGTTGGCCTTCCCCGGCGGCAAGCCTGAACCTACCGATGTCGATTTGCAAGCCACTGCCCTGCGGGAGGCCCACGAGGAAGTATTTCTGCCGCCCTCGGAGGTAGCAATACTGGCCGCGCTGCCCACCGTGCCGGTGCTCACGGGTTTCCGCATCAGTCCGTTTCTAGGCCGCATCCGGCGGCCGGCCGCGTGGCAGTGGCAAACGCAAGAGGTAGCGGAGGTACTGGAAATTCCGCTCCGTTTTCTGGCCGACGCCGCCAACCACACCGAGGAAAGCTGGGAGCTGCCTGGCTGGCCCGGTCCGCGCCGCATCCCGTTTTACCGGCTGGCCGGCGGCCACCCGCTGTGGGGAGCCAGCTATCAGATCATCAGGCCCCTGATTCCGCGCCTGCTGGCTGGGGAGTGGCTGGTATAA